One region of Niallia sp. Man26 genomic DNA includes:
- a CDS encoding rod shape-determining protein yields the protein MFGIGTRDLGIDLGTANTLVYVKGKGIVVREPSVVALQTDTKSIVAVGNDAKNMIGRTPGNVVALRPMKDGVIADYETTATMMKYYIKQATKNKGYFSGKPYVMVCVPSGITAVEERAVIDATRQAGARDAYTIEEPFAAAIGANLPVWEPTGSMVVDIGGGTTEVAIISLGGIVTSQSIRIAGDEMDDAIVNYIRKTYNLMIGERTSESIKVEIGSAGSPGEMENMDIRGRDLLTGLPKTIKITAEEIAIALKDTVAAIVDAVKVTLEKTPPELAADIMDRGIVLTGGGALLRNLDKIISEETKMPVVIAEDPLDCVATGTGKALDHIHLFKNKAKDSR from the coding sequence ATGTTTGGAATTGGAACAAGAGACCTTGGAATTGATTTAGGAACAGCGAACACATTAGTTTATGTAAAAGGGAAGGGGATTGTTGTAAGAGAGCCATCTGTTGTCGCACTGCAAACAGATACGAAAAGCATCGTTGCAGTCGGAAATGATGCAAAGAACATGATCGGAAGAACACCTGGAAATGTGGTTGCACTTCGACCAATGAAAGATGGAGTTATTGCTGATTACGAAACAACAGCTACAATGATGAAGTACTATATTAAACAAGCTACAAAAAACAAAGGGTATTTCTCTGGAAAACCTTATGTGATGGTTTGTGTGCCTTCAGGCATCACAGCAGTAGAAGAAAGGGCTGTTATCGACGCGACACGCCAAGCGGGAGCCCGAGATGCATATACAATCGAAGAGCCGTTTGCAGCAGCGATTGGAGCTAACCTTCCTGTATGGGAGCCGACAGGTAGCATGGTTGTTGACATTGGTGGAGGTACAACCGAAGTGGCAATCATTTCATTGGGTGGTATCGTAACAAGCCAATCAATCCGTATCGCCGGTGATGAAATGGACGATGCTATTGTAAATTATATCCGCAAAACATATAACTTGATGATCGGTGAAAGAACATCAGAAAGCATCAAAGTGGAAATCGGCAGTGCAGGCAGCCCGGGAGAAATGGAAAACATGGATATCCGCGGCCGAGACTTGCTGACAGGTCTTCCAAAAACAATCAAAATCACGGCAGAAGAAATTGCGATTGCCTTAAAAGACACAGTTGCAGCAATTGTGGACGCAGTGAAGGTAACATTGGAGAAAACTCCTCCAGAACTTGCAGCTGATATTATGGACAGAGGTATCGTCCTTACTGGAGGCGGTGCGCTTCTTCGCAACTTGGATAAGATTATCAGTGAAGAGACAAAAATGCCTGTCGTTATTGCAGAGGATCCACTAGATTGTGTGGCAACCGGAACTGGAAAAGCCCTTGATCACATCCATCTGTTCAAAAACAAAGCAAAAGATTCACGATAA
- the radC gene encoding DNA repair protein RadC, whose product MSMDSILMKDYPEEERPRERFMLKGAESLSNNELIAILIQTGSKEESALDVANRLLHHFNGLRTLKDATLDELKAIKGIGTAKGLQLLAALELGGRVSKLAFNGRYTIRSPEDAAKYMMDEMRFLSQEHFICLYLNTKNIVMHKQTIFIGSLNASIVHPREVYKEAIKRSAASVICLHNHPSGDPSPSREDVEVTRRLAESGKIIGIDLLDHIIIGENKFVSLKEKGYI is encoded by the coding sequence ATAAGCATGGACTCTATATTAATGAAAGACTATCCGGAAGAGGAGCGGCCCAGGGAACGTTTTATGCTTAAAGGGGCTGAAAGCCTGTCCAATAATGAACTGATTGCCATCCTTATTCAGACTGGTTCAAAGGAAGAATCAGCTTTGGATGTTGCCAACAGACTGCTCCATCACTTCAATGGTTTAAGAACCTTGAAGGATGCGACATTGGACGAGCTAAAGGCGATTAAGGGCATCGGAACGGCCAAAGGGTTGCAGCTTTTGGCGGCTTTGGAGCTGGGCGGGCGTGTTTCAAAGCTTGCCTTTAATGGGAGATATACAATACGCTCTCCTGAGGATGCCGCCAAATACATGATGGATGAAATGAGATTCCTGTCACAGGAGCATTTTATCTGCTTGTACCTCAATACGAAAAACATTGTCATGCATAAGCAGACAATTTTTATTGGCAGCTTGAATGCGAGCATCGTTCATCCTAGAGAGGTATATAAGGAGGCAATTAAGCGTTCAGCAGCTTCGGTCATTTGCCTGCATAACCACCCATCCGGTGATCCTTCTCCAAGCAGGGAGGATGTGGAGGTAACAAGGAGACTGGCGGAAAGCGGAAAAATCATCGGGATAGATTTGCTCGATCATATCATTATTGGGGAAAATAAATTTGTTAGTCTAAAGGAAAAAGGATATATATGA
- a CDS encoding Maf family protein — translation MIKKTLILASSSPRRKALLEDLHISFEVSSSDADESFDNSLAPGEIVMELARRKADAISKANPDSYCLGADTIVYHNGNVLGKPASRQDAYQTLKALSGAEHAVYTGVSIAVNGKHTAFFEKTNVLFWELTDAEINAYLDTGEPFDKAGAYGIQGVGRLLVKEIKGDYFTVVGLPISRTIRELRALGFDMPH, via the coding sequence ATGATTAAGAAAACCCTCATATTAGCCTCATCTTCTCCTCGACGAAAAGCGCTCCTTGAAGATCTTCATATATCTTTTGAAGTTTCCAGCAGTGACGCAGATGAAAGCTTTGACAACTCCCTTGCACCTGGAGAAATAGTGATGGAATTGGCCAGAAGAAAGGCGGACGCTATCTCAAAGGCGAATCCAGACAGCTATTGTTTAGGTGCGGATACGATTGTATACCATAATGGGAATGTTCTCGGTAAACCTGCTTCCAGACAAGATGCGTATCAGACCTTAAAGGCATTGTCCGGGGCGGAGCACGCCGTATATACAGGTGTATCCATCGCGGTGAATGGAAAGCATACTGCTTTTTTTGAAAAAACAAATGTTCTGTTTTGGGAATTGACAGATGCAGAAATAAACGCATATCTCGACACCGGGGAACCGTTTGATAAGGCTGGTGCCTATGGCATTCAAGGAGTAGGCAGACTTTTAGTGAAAGAAATCAAAGGAGATTATTTTACGGTAGTTGGACTGCCGATATCCAGGACCATCCGCGAGCTGCGGGCCCTTGGATTTGACATGCCTCATTAA
- a CDS encoding type II secretion system protein — translation MSKTNRLLYTRLNERGLTLVELLAVIVIIGILAAIAVPSVIKVIHDMRDKSFVANAWNMKEAADFYIKEATTSGHGANDRITYEELVENGYMSAFNDPDTDDPLPLSADSYVTINNNETIAVCIKGEKRNLCTSEGEEQPIQYKDLKVSLIMSNKN, via the coding sequence ATGAGTAAAACGAATAGATTGCTATATACTAGACTCAATGAACGAGGATTGACCCTTGTAGAGCTTCTTGCAGTAATTGTCATTATAGGTATCCTTGCGGCAATTGCAGTCCCATCTGTCATAAAGGTAATCCATGATATGAGAGACAAGTCATTTGTTGCTAATGCATGGAATATGAAGGAAGCAGCAGACTTCTATATCAAGGAAGCTACCACAAGCGGTCATGGTGCAAATGATCGGATTACGTACGAAGAGCTTGTTGAGAACGGTTATATGAGTGCATTTAATGATCCAGATACGGATGATCCCCTCCCGCTCTCTGCCGACAGCTATGTGACGATAAATAATAATGAAACGATTGCGGTGTGCATTAAAGGGGAAAAACGAAATCTTTGCACAAGTGAAGGCGAGGAACAGCCGATTCAATATAAGGACTTAAAAGTGAGTCTGATTATGTCTAATAAAAACTGA
- a CDS encoding pilus assembly protein PilO produces the protein MRLGENRSLFLFLLSALLILGAGAYVYFAYLQPLSNQVDTKETELQLVEQQVTILDSKIKAAKESTKTSTVQLQQQVPVKRLLEQALLEIEKAEIISDTNLIEIKLNGTDSDETVTEEDLTTADKAIDDANKQAGDESENDAAASETTLPNGIKKTAINILGEANTYFDLEKLLEELQSSKRIMDIDSLKITGTKEVMEVEDNDQKIEFEMTVSIYYYPELEDLINDLPSMESPASADRKNPFAGVSTEEDE, from the coding sequence ATGAGATTAGGTGAAAACAGATCGCTGTTTTTGTTCCTGCTTTCTGCTTTGCTTATTTTAGGTGCTGGTGCTTATGTTTATTTTGCATACTTACAGCCGCTATCTAACCAGGTGGACACAAAAGAGACAGAGCTTCAGCTTGTGGAGCAGCAGGTCACGATTCTTGATTCGAAAATTAAAGCAGCTAAAGAAAGCACTAAAACAAGCACTGTTCAGCTACAGCAGCAGGTTCCTGTTAAAAGACTGCTTGAACAGGCACTCCTGGAAATAGAAAAAGCAGAAATTATTTCCGACACGAATCTTATTGAAATAAAGCTGAATGGTACAGATTCAGACGAAACGGTGACAGAGGAAGATTTAACAACAGCTGATAAAGCTATTGATGATGCCAATAAACAGGCAGGTGACGAATCAGAAAATGATGCTGCAGCCTCTGAAACAACGTTGCCAAATGGCATTAAGAAAACAGCCATTAATATATTAGGAGAGGCTAACACCTATTTCGACCTGGAGAAATTGCTGGAAGAGCTGCAGTCCTCAAAACGGATTATGGATATTGATTCCTTAAAAATTACTGGAACGAAGGAAGTAATGGAAGTGGAAGACAATGACCAGAAAATCGAATTTGAAATGACTGTATCCATTTACTACTATCCAGAGCTGGAAGACTTGATCAATGACTTGCCGTCAATGGAAAGCCCTGCTTCAGCAGACAGGAAGAACCCATTTGCTGGGGTGTCTACAGAGGAAGATGAGTAA
- a CDS encoding fimbrial assembly protein, which produces MLVEINLLPKKEPKKTAMLVWVLAAAALAALLAGLFFWQYTNDKKKLNSVEDSLVLSNNIVKSSEASLKNYQESDSAKDLKNAITWANEQKVDNVFLLKQLTAILPNRGFIQELEVSEKQKVTLKVQFDTKSDAAYYLNSILQYSWVDEAILVDSKSTDILEGKVSEEIDEAIETLKEGDIEPRYYASYEILFTTAGLTAAAKNEEGEESP; this is translated from the coding sequence ATGCTTGTAGAAATTAACCTCCTTCCTAAAAAAGAGCCTAAGAAAACAGCCATGCTTGTTTGGGTTCTTGCAGCAGCAGCTCTTGCTGCCCTGCTTGCAGGCTTGTTCTTTTGGCAGTACACCAATGACAAGAAAAAGCTGAATTCGGTTGAGGATAGCCTTGTACTTTCCAATAATATTGTAAAGTCTTCAGAGGCCAGCTTGAAAAACTATCAAGAATCAGATTCTGCAAAGGACTTGAAGAATGCCATCACTTGGGCGAATGAACAAAAAGTGGACAATGTTTTCCTTTTGAAACAGCTCACAGCTATTCTGCCTAATAGAGGATTTATTCAAGAACTGGAAGTGAGTGAAAAGCAAAAAGTTACGCTTAAAGTACAGTTCGATACAAAAAGTGATGCTGCGTATTATTTGAATTCGATTCTGCAATACAGCTGGGTCGATGAAGCGATATTGGTAGACAGCAAATCTACGGATATATTAGAAGGCAAAGTGAGTGAAGAGATAGACGAGGCTATTGAAACACTGAAGGAAGGCGATATTGAACCAAGATATTATGCTTCCTATGAAATATTGTTTACAACTGCTGGTTTAACGGCAGCAGCAAAGAATGAAGAAGGGGAGGAGTCCCCATGA
- the pilM gene encoding pilus assembly protein PilM — protein MAIRFNLGKSKYVNLTVKDHCIRYVEIKHGHDTSVQSWGERFLPAGLIQDGAIQDLQTFSMILEECIQEWKIAKKQVRFLVPDSSVVIRKISIPEDVTPDEIKGYLYMELGTSIHLPFENPVFDYHLLAEKDKNKQQIILFAAPEDNIAELSEILDEVKLKPAAADISALALYRYYHHTSNSPSNDGVMIIEVDLKTVNVSIFENHHPLFMRHLIIEVDNEQWVQKNASEGLTFTGDKAEVWNGLDDIYKEIEKVMSFYRYTLNKGDRQVKKIVITGDHPWLPAIVEQIKERFDNAEQMKGFGPSLNDEPIPTSVHVNIGLGLKEV, from the coding sequence ATGGCTATACGATTTAATTTAGGAAAAAGCAAATATGTCAACTTAACAGTGAAAGACCATTGTATCCGCTATGTGGAAATAAAGCACGGCCATGATACATCTGTCCAAAGCTGGGGTGAGCGTTTCTTGCCGGCAGGCTTGATTCAAGATGGTGCAATCCAGGATTTGCAAACCTTCTCCATGATATTGGAAGAGTGTATTCAAGAATGGAAAATTGCCAAAAAACAAGTCCGCTTCCTTGTTCCTGATTCATCTGTGGTTATCCGAAAAATTTCCATTCCGGAAGATGTAACCCCTGATGAAATTAAAGGATACTTATACATGGAATTGGGGACGTCTATCCATTTGCCGTTTGAAAACCCTGTTTTTGATTATCATCTGTTAGCAGAAAAAGATAAAAATAAGCAACAAATCATTCTGTTTGCAGCACCAGAAGACAATATTGCAGAGCTGTCCGAGATTCTTGATGAAGTGAAGCTGAAACCAGCAGCTGCTGATATTTCCGCACTTGCCCTTTATCGTTATTATCACCATACAAGCAACTCGCCGTCCAATGACGGGGTGATGATTATTGAAGTGGATTTAAAGACAGTAAATGTGAGCATTTTTGAAAATCATCATCCGCTTTTTATGCGCCATTTGATTATTGAAGTAGACAATGAGCAGTGGGTGCAGAAAAATGCATCAGAAGGACTTACATTTACGGGAGATAAAGCGGAAGTTTGGAACGGCCTTGACGATATCTATAAAGAAATAGAAAAAGTAATGAGCTTTTACCGTTATACTCTCAACAAGGGAGATAGACAAGTAAAAAAAATAGTGATTACCGGAGACCATCCTTGGCTGCCTGCAATTGTTGAGCAAATTAAGGAAAGATTTGATAATGCAGAACAGATGAAGGGTTTTGGCCCGAGTTTGAATGATGAGCCTATACCAACGAGCGTACATGTCAACATTGGTTTAGGATTAAAAGAGGTGTAG
- a CDS encoding A24 family peptidase gives MIYLLIFLYGITLGSFYNVVGLRVPLQKSIVRPRSHCTNCGHTLTPLELIPVLSYMFVRGKCRCCKASISPLYPIFELLTGVLFVLCPVILGWEAELFVAWTFISLLMIITVSDIEYMIIPDKVLLFFGILLLGERIFIQLDPWWDSLLGAVVGFVLLYVIAVVSKGGMGGGDIKLFAVIGLVLGMKLVLLTFFLSTIFGTAGGLIGMAAGKVKKNKPIPFGPFIVIGALVSYFYGNDLINWYLNVFL, from the coding sequence ATGATCTACCTACTAATCTTCCTATACGGAATAACACTAGGCTCCTTTTATAACGTTGTCGGGCTCAGGGTTCCATTGCAGAAATCGATTGTTAGGCCAAGATCACATTGTACGAATTGCGGGCATACTTTAACACCGCTAGAATTAATACCTGTTTTAAGCTATATGTTCGTAAGGGGGAAATGCAGGTGCTGCAAAGCATCGATTTCCCCCTTATATCCTATATTTGAGCTTTTGACAGGTGTTCTTTTTGTTTTATGCCCTGTTATTCTTGGCTGGGAAGCAGAGCTGTTTGTAGCGTGGACGTTCATCTCATTATTGATGATCATCACTGTTTCTGATATAGAATATATGATTATTCCAGATAAGGTGCTGCTGTTTTTTGGCATCTTGCTGTTAGGAGAACGAATTTTTATTCAGTTGGATCCCTGGTGGGACAGCTTGCTTGGGGCAGTTGTCGGTTTTGTGCTTTTGTATGTGATTGCAGTGGTCTCAAAAGGCGGCATGGGAGGCGGAGATATAAAGCTGTTTGCCGTTATTGGATTGGTGCTTGGTATGAAGCTCGTCCTTTTGACCTTCTTCCTTTCCACCATATTTGGAACTGCAGGCGGCCTTATTGGCATGGCTGCAGGTAAAGTGAAAAAAAACAAGCCGATTCCGTTCGGTCCGTTTATCGTGATTGGTGCGCTTGTGAGTTATTTTTATGGCAATGACTTAATCAATTGGTATTTAAATGTATTTCTTTAA
- a CDS encoding prepilin-type N-terminal cleavage/methylation domain-containing protein — translation MGQLLKKHIKNEKGLTLIELLAVIVILGIIAAIAIPSIANIIEKSRFDAVKADAVQILNSAQTYISANDYQTGTLTNEQLGTYVQNVDTFKTTGTGAYSVTVGANGALTFTGTGNKGNVTVTITNATLKQINDAKKATSGNSTAIPAS, via the coding sequence ATGGGTCAATTATTAAAAAAACATATTAAAAACGAAAAGGGTCTTACGCTAATTGAGCTTTTGGCTGTTATCGTTATTTTAGGTATTATTGCTGCGATTGCTATTCCTAGCATTGCGAATATTATTGAGAAATCTCGTTTTGATGCTGTTAAAGCAGATGCTGTACAGATTTTGAATAGTGCACAGACTTATATCTCTGCAAATGATTATCAAACAGGAACTTTAACAAATGAGCAATTAGGAACATATGTTCAAAATGTTGATACATTTAAAACAACTGGAACAGGTGCATATAGTGTAACTGTTGGCGCAAATGGTGCATTAACGTTCACTGGTACAGGAAATAAAGGGAATGTAACTGTTACAATAACGAATGCTACTCTAAAACAAATTAATGATGCTAAAAAAGCGACTAGCGGTAATAGCACAGCTATTCCAGCTAGTTAA
- a CDS encoding type II secretion system F family protein, which produces MARYKYEGRDRRGKKTGIVTAQSKRDAMLQLKEKGIRVMEINEIPETLLTKEITLGSPVKLQDFVIYLRQFATLLKAGISVVEATAILAQQTESKGLRKALLSVEQDLRDGNPLSQAASKHRKVFSSMFVNMIRAGEASGSMDETLERLAVHYEKQHFTKQKIISALTYPIAIAIIAIIVVIFLLVSIVPTFVDMFKDFGGELPAITQFVLNASEFMQVYWWLIVLLMIAFVVSILVIRNNKASKYYLDYFLLRLPVFGKILQKAALARMTRTLSSLFSSSVPILQAIAIVETVIENEVMSKVLIKSRSALEQGQSLTTPMKAHWVFPPLVTQMIAIGEETGSLDAMLSKVADFYEREVESATDRLKSLIEPIMIVLLAGIVGTIVTSIMVPMFEIFNHVQ; this is translated from the coding sequence ATGGCTCGTTATAAATATGAAGGAAGAGACCGCAGAGGTAAAAAAACAGGCATTGTTACAGCACAGTCAAAAAGAGATGCCATGCTGCAGCTGAAGGAAAAAGGAATCAGAGTCATGGAAATCAATGAGATTCCCGAAACACTGCTTACAAAGGAAATCACACTAGGCAGTCCGGTTAAGCTGCAGGATTTTGTTATTTATTTACGTCAATTTGCCACATTGCTGAAAGCAGGTATTTCTGTTGTGGAAGCAACAGCTATTCTTGCACAGCAGACAGAAAGCAAAGGCCTTCGTAAAGCATTGCTGTCTGTCGAACAAGATTTGCGTGACGGAAATCCGCTCTCGCAAGCAGCCAGCAAGCATCGCAAAGTGTTCTCCAGCATGTTTGTCAACATGATACGTGCTGGTGAAGCAAGCGGCAGCATGGACGAGACATTGGAAAGACTGGCAGTGCATTATGAGAAGCAGCATTTCACGAAACAAAAGATTATTTCGGCACTTACTTATCCAATCGCGATTGCTATTATTGCCATTATAGTCGTTATCTTTTTGCTCGTAAGCATCGTCCCGACATTTGTTGATATGTTCAAGGATTTCGGCGGTGAATTGCCTGCAATCACCCAATTTGTACTGAATGCTAGTGAATTCATGCAAGTATACTGGTGGCTGATTGTACTGTTGATGATTGCATTTGTTGTCAGCATTCTTGTGATACGAAATAATAAAGCTTCAAAATACTATTTAGATTATTTTCTGCTTCGGCTGCCTGTTTTCGGTAAAATTTTGCAAAAAGCAGCATTAGCAAGAATGACAAGAACATTAAGCTCGCTGTTTTCCAGTTCCGTGCCGATTCTGCAGGCGATCGCGATTGTCGAAACCGTCATTGAAAATGAAGTGATGTCAAAGGTGCTTATAAAATCAAGAAGCGCACTAGAACAAGGTCAATCATTAACAACACCGATGAAAGCACACTGGGTGTTCCCGCCCCTTGTGACCCAAATGATTGCCATCGGTGAAGAGACAGGCTCACTCGATGCGATGCTTTCAAAAGTTGCTGACTTTTACGAAAGAGAAGTCGAAAGTGCCACAGACAGACTGAAGTCCTTAATCGAACCGATTATGATCGTGCTCCTTGCCGGAATTGTCGGCACAATCGTCACATCCATCATGGTGCCGATGTTTGAAATATTCAACCACGTTCAATAA
- a CDS encoding type IV pilus twitching motility protein PilT translates to MYNNIDHLLRVGFELKASDIHLTVGVPPVMRINGELRRYGKESLTPADTETMAKAMIPKELWDVFTEKGELDFSYSLKGVSRFRVNTYKQRACVALAIRVVPTSIPNLDDLKLPPILKKISEKPQGLILVTGPTGSGKSTTLAAMISYMNETMRKHIITLEDPIEYLHKHGKCIIDQREVGFDTKNFANGLRASLRQDPDVILVGEMRDLETIQTAITAAETGHLVLGTLHTSSAPATINRIIDVFPPSQQDQIRIQLASVLVSIVSQRLFPTPDKTGRVSATEILINNAAVANLIRNEKIHQIQNIMQTSRAAGMHTLESNVKELVQAGAVLREAALPYLQEKEQSNGSL, encoded by the coding sequence ATGTACAACAATATCGACCATTTGCTGCGGGTCGGCTTTGAGCTTAAAGCTTCTGACATCCATTTGACAGTCGGAGTGCCTCCTGTCATGCGTATAAACGGAGAGCTGAGACGATACGGCAAGGAAAGCTTAACCCCTGCAGATACAGAAACGATGGCAAAAGCGATGATTCCTAAGGAGTTATGGGATGTGTTCACGGAAAAAGGAGAGCTGGACTTTTCCTACAGTCTAAAAGGTGTTTCCAGATTTCGTGTTAACACATATAAGCAAAGAGCGTGTGTTGCTCTTGCAATCAGGGTGGTGCCAACATCTATACCCAATTTGGATGATTTGAAGCTGCCGCCAATCTTAAAAAAAATCAGTGAAAAGCCGCAAGGATTAATACTCGTTACAGGACCGACAGGAAGCGGTAAATCAACAACACTTGCTGCGATGATTTCCTATATGAACGAGACGATGAGAAAGCATATTATCACATTGGAAGATCCGATTGAATACTTGCATAAGCATGGTAAATGCATTATTGATCAGCGAGAGGTCGGCTTTGATACGAAGAATTTCGCCAATGGGCTGCGGGCTTCGTTAAGACAGGACCCGGATGTTATTCTAGTCGGCGAGATGCGTGATTTAGAAACAATTCAAACCGCAATTACAGCAGCAGAAACAGGCCATCTTGTGCTCGGAACGCTTCATACGTCTAGTGCGCCGGCGACAATCAACCGGATTATTGATGTGTTTCCGCCGTCCCAGCAGGATCAAATCCGCATTCAGCTGGCATCTGTGCTTGTGAGCATCGTGTCCCAAAGGCTGTTTCCAACACCAGACAAGACGGGCAGGGTGTCTGCAACAGAAATCTTAATTAATAATGCAGCTGTTGCGAATTTAATCCGCAACGAAAAGATCCATCAAATTCAAAATATCATGCAGACATCAAGAGCAGCTGGGATGCATACATTAGAAAGCAATGTGAAGGAGCTCGTCCAGGCTGGAGCTGTATTAAGAGAAGCTGCACTTCCATATTTACAAGAGAAGGAGCAAAGCAATGGCTCGTTATAA
- a CDS encoding ATPase, T2SS/T4P/T4SS family: MKQIRKRLGDLLVEAGLLTEEQLQQALQDKHPDQRLGDSLLQKGFITEQQLIEVLELQLGIPHVSLYRYPFDPKLFTIVSKETAKRQLIIPLKKDGEKLYVAMADPMDFYTIDDLRLATGFQIETAIASKDDILRAINKYYDMDEGFEELLSDPNEIGESQSDGMIEQDSPIVRLVNQILTNAATLKASDIHIDPQETKVVIRYRIDGVLRVERVLPKHMQSVLIARLKIMANLDITEHRIPQDGRIKINLDFHPIDLRVSTLPTVYGEKVVMRLLDLGSTLNDLNKLGFNKVNLGRFVDMIEKPTGIILITGPTGSGKSSTLYAALNRLNSEEVNIITVEDPVEYQLEGINQIQVNGNVGMTFAAGLRAILRQDPNVIMVGEIRDKKTAEVAVRASLTGHLVLSTLHTNDSLGSITRLLDMGVEPFLVASSLSGIVAQRLVRKVCRDCGEVHPASAREKEIFAKRGLSIEKVARGKGCASCNMTGYKGRVAIHEVLVINDEMKSVIMNGESFTKLRELAIKAKTIFLIDDGLLKVKQGITTTEEVLRVAIPD, encoded by the coding sequence ATGAAACAAATTCGAAAACGACTTGGTGATTTGTTGGTGGAAGCTGGTTTGCTGACAGAAGAACAGCTGCAGCAGGCGCTGCAAGATAAGCATCCGGATCAAAGGCTTGGCGACAGTTTGCTTCAAAAGGGATTTATTACAGAGCAGCAGCTTATTGAAGTATTGGAATTGCAGTTAGGCATTCCCCATGTAAGCTTGTACCGCTATCCTTTTGACCCTAAATTATTTACGATTGTTTCCAAGGAAACAGCGAAAAGACAGTTGATTATTCCGCTCAAGAAAGATGGAGAAAAACTGTATGTCGCAATGGCTGATCCAATGGACTTCTATACAATTGATGATTTGCGCTTGGCTACTGGCTTTCAAATAGAAACAGCTATTGCTTCTAAAGATGATATCCTGCGGGCAATCAATAAATATTATGATATGGACGAAGGCTTTGAAGAATTGCTGTCAGATCCGAATGAGATTGGTGAAAGCCAGAGCGATGGGATGATTGAGCAAGATTCTCCAATCGTAAGACTTGTTAACCAAATATTGACGAATGCAGCAACATTAAAAGCAAGTGATATTCATATTGACCCGCAGGAAACGAAGGTGGTTATCCGCTACCGTATTGATGGCGTACTTCGTGTCGAACGGGTCCTGCCAAAGCATATGCAAAGTGTATTGATTGCCAGGCTGAAAATCATGGCCAATTTAGATATAACAGAGCATCGCATTCCCCAGGATGGGAGAATTAAGATTAATCTGGATTTCCATCCGATTGATTTGCGTGTATCAACATTGCCGACAGTATATGGTGAAAAGGTTGTAATGCGTCTTCTTGATTTAGGGAGTACCTTAAATGACCTTAATAAGCTTGGCTTTAATAAAGTTAATCTTGGCCGCTTCGTTGACATGATTGAAAAACCGACAGGGATTATTTTAATAACAGGCCCGACTGGTTCAGGTAAATCTTCCACTTTATATGCTGCACTTAATCGCTTAAACAGTGAAGAGGTTAATATCATTACGGTCGAGGACCCTGTTGAGTATCAATTAGAGGGCATTAACCAAATTCAAGTAAACGGAAATGTCGGCATGACATTTGCAGCAGGATTGCGCGCTATCCTGAGACAAGACCCGAATGTCATCATGGTCGGGGAGATACGAGATAAGAAAACAGCCGAGGTTGCTGTCAGAGCGTCGTTGACAGGACATCTTGTTCTTAGCACTCTTCATACGAATGATTCTTTGGGCTCTATTACACGATTGCTTGATATGGGAGTGGAGCCATTTTTAGTTGCTTCCTCCTTAAGCGGAATTGTCGCACAACGGCTTGTGAGAAAAGTGTGCAGAGACTGTGGAGAGGTTCATCCTGCTTCGGCGCGAGAGAAAGAAATTTTCGCAAAAAGAGGGTTGTCCATCGAGAAGGTGGCAAGAGGGAAGGGCTGTGCTTCCTGCAACATGACAGGCTATAAAGGCCGTGTTGCTATCCATGAGGTGTTAGTTATCAATGATGAGATGAAAAGTGTCATCATGAATGGCGAGTCCTTCACGAAGCTGCGGGAGCTTGCTATTAAAGCTAAAACAATCTTCTTAATTGATGACGGTCTTTTGAAAGTTAAACAAGGAATTACTACAACAGAAGAAGTGCTTCGTGTAGCTATCCCTGACTAG